ATCATCCTGTGTCAGTTTCGCTGTCAGATCAACCAATCGATCCTTCACGGGACTCTTCGAATTCCTGATCTCACCTCCCGAAAGAGACTCTTCGATGCTGCGTCCAAGGGAGAAATTGTCAGAGTCAGGCGATATGCTATCGTTTGTCTCGACTTCGGGTGCAATGAACCTCATGGTGCCAAGCAACTTGCCCCGAAGCGGCTGATTGGCAGGTCGCAGGAAGTCCAGATCGGTAAGGTACATGTGAATACCAGTTGCATCCTCTTTTACGAGATAGTTGCTCAGCTTTGCGTCTCCGTGGATGAATCCCATCAAGTGAATGTAGTCGAGTACGAAACAGACCTCTGGAAAGAGCGAATCGAAATGCCGTAGCAGACATTCCGCGCTCAGGGGCTTCCATTCTGATCTGTCCAAATATGGATATTCAAAGAAGACCTCACCGTCTTCTGTATGCCTATCAACAGCTCGCAGCAGGTTTCGGTCGCTGAGTTTTCTCTGCGAGTCAAACGATACATTGAGAATCTGCATCTTGTCCGACTTGCTCAAAGATCCGTTGGTAGAAAGTGTCTTAACAAAACACTTACTGAGCGTGGATGTTTTGGTCGCAATCCATGACTGAGTGAGGTTATTTTCAGCGACCAGTTCCTCAAATTCATAGAATTGTGATTGGGGGATCAGATTCATAGTGCACCACCTTGGCAATTGGCACTCTCCTGCAAACAAGACTCGGGAGTACAGAGTGCAGGTTTCATAGATTTTGCTGGTATATGTAGAATACTATTCTCCGTGCTCATCTGCAAGTATTTTGTGTGTGCACTGACAGATTCTGGCAGTGAGATCGGTGAGGGTAATCCTGAGATTCTCACCATGGCCCTGAGGAGGAAGTACGGGAAATAAAACGGGAAAGGACAGGCCGTGCACGTCAGAGGGGGCTAGGAAACTGCCGTACAAACAGAACTGCCCCTTCCCAAACCCAATTAATACAAAAAATCCCGGAAGTCAATAACTATTGCATATGAGATTTCGCACATCAGCGAGACTATCGGCGGGCACTGTCACACCGCTGAAAGGGCGTGCTGAAAAGGTCAATCCAGATCGAAATGTCCTCACAGCAATGACGCCGTTTGGGGTCTTGGGGTGCACACGGGAGCCGTGCTCCAGTGAATGCTGCAAGAGATGATCGTCTGCCTATTTGAACGGCGTTCCGGCGAAACTCAGTATCCAGAAACCCACCAGATAAACCGAGCTCAATGCCTGAAAGCCGGAGACTACACGCACCCAGCCCGTAGCTTTGAGATCAAACTCCTTGCGAGTGAGTAATCTGAGCCATCGACCAAAGTTGACATCCCGGAAACCGATGTTGAACGCGCTGACTGAACTGAAGAAAAACGCCCACCAGATCAGTCGGATGAACATCGGCACCCATCGAAACGTCATAGCATGCTTGTCTTTCAAATATGAGTTCTTCCGGTTGACGAGCGTCTGAACACTCGTGTCGGTTAGTTTTGATACATCCTCTGCATTGTAGGTGCACCAGTGGTCTGCATCCACCGTAGTGCCGCTGAGAACAAGCATCACTCCTGATCGTCCGCAAAGAAGCGCCGACAAGTAATACAGAGACCCACACAATAGCCAGATAGCCCCGAATATCTTCCAGGGCCTTCTCAGGTTACTGCCGTATTCACTCGTCCAATCGAAGAAGACAGTCTCCAGAAAATGCGGATCGTGACGTCGAAGAGCACAGATAACATCACGCTCCTATTGTTTGAAACCCAACTCTGAAAACGCTTCTCGCAGTTGCGTTAGGGCAGTGGGATTAGTGTCGTACCTCATTTGCTTGAGGCCAAAAGCCTGCGCAATTGAAGGGATGTCAGGCAAACTTCTTGGCTCAAAGACTACATCAGTCAGAAGAGACTGCGTCATATGTGCGCTATCAAGAACTGTCATTATCAGATTAGCTCCCGTGAGGTCAGCGACCCTTAGGTCGGAGCGCATGAGGTCAGCGTACGTGAGGGTAACAGCTTTGAGGTTAGCGTCCTCGAGCATAGCGCCCGCGAGGTTGGCGTGCATGAGGGATACGCCTTCAAGATCCAGCCGCTGTCCCAGACTATCGCCCATTAACCACCACCGATGCAAGTTCAGAAGACTATCCAGCTCCACACGCGATCTGTAAACTGAGGCCGCATCCCCATCATATCGCCAACCCCACGTAGTGTAGACCTGTGCCTGCGCTGACGGCAGCGTGAAGAGTGATACTATGACAACCACAGCGAGCAATGATTGGTATCGGACTGATCCTGCGTTGCGATTCAATGTATATCCCCTGGTTCAAACCCGATCTTACGGTTTCAGCAAATATGGTCACCGTGTGGTGCCATTGCAAGCAGAATCTTCTCGGCGCCTGGGAGTCAACTTTCTCAGACTGAATTCTAGACCAATGCCAAATTCAGTGATTGAGCACGCTGATATGAAACTCTACGCTGCAAAAAGTGGTTTAATGGATAGAAGTCCAAAATAAAGAGATGCGAGGATGTTATGCACATGATCGAGACAAGATTGAGCGATCTCGATGGGGGAAAATTGCTTGATGTCGCGACAGGTCGAGGTGA
This genomic interval from Candidatus Zixiibacteriota bacterium contains the following:
- a CDS encoding pentapeptide repeat-containing protein — encoded protein: MNRNAGSVRYQSLLAVVVIVSLFTLPSAQAQVYTTWGWRYDGDAASVYRSRVELDSLLNLHRWWLMGDSLGQRLDLEGVSLMHANLAGAMLEDANLKAVTLTYADLMRSDLRVADLTGANLIMTVLDSAHMTQSLLTDVVFEPRSLPDIPSIAQAFGLKQMRYDTNPTALTQLREAFSELGFKQ